A stretch of the Haloplanus aerogenes genome encodes the following:
- a CDS encoding aldo/keto reductase, which produces MHSLDDTCDTFDIGGDLPVNRLGFGAMRITGPDILGDPADVAEAHRVLERAPELGVDFVDTADAYGPGTSERLLSAASVPDDAVVATKGGLLRSPDGDWLRHGDPDYLRNAALCSLDRLGVDTIDLYQYHAPDPDVPIEDAMAALADLKDRGLVRHVGVSNVSVDQLERARDVVEIATVQNEYNVAERTHDDVLAVCEEDGIGFIPYFPIGGGALGEKAAVLEDVATAHDATPRQVALAWLLHRSPVILPIPGTSSVDHLESNVAAAALTLTDDEMTRLSA; this is translated from the coding sequence ATGCATTCACTCGACGACACCTGTGACACCTTCGACATCGGCGGCGACCTGCCCGTCAACCGCCTCGGCTTCGGGGCGATGCGAATCACCGGGCCGGATATCCTCGGCGACCCCGCCGACGTGGCCGAGGCCCATCGCGTCCTCGAGCGCGCCCCCGAACTCGGCGTCGACTTCGTCGACACCGCGGACGCGTACGGCCCGGGAACCAGCGAACGTCTCCTCTCGGCGGCGAGCGTCCCCGACGACGCCGTCGTCGCCACGAAGGGTGGCCTCCTGCGCTCGCCCGACGGCGACTGGCTCCGCCACGGCGACCCCGACTACTTGCGTAACGCTGCGCTCTGCAGTCTCGACCGCCTCGGCGTCGACACGATCGACCTGTACCAGTACCACGCGCCCGATCCCGACGTACCCATCGAGGACGCGATGGCGGCGCTCGCGGACCTCAAGGATCGGGGCCTCGTCCGGCACGTCGGCGTGAGCAACGTCTCGGTCGATCAGCTCGAACGCGCCCGCGACGTGGTCGAGATTGCGACGGTCCAGAACGAGTACAACGTCGCCGAGCGCACCCACGACGACGTGCTCGCCGTCTGCGAGGAGGACGGTATCGGCTTCATTCCGTACTTCCCCATCGGCGGCGGTGCCCTCGGCGAGAAAGCGGCGGTGCTAGAAGACGTGGCGACGGCCCACGACGCCACGCCGCGACAGGTGGCGCTCGCGTGGCTCCTCCACCGGTCGCCCGTGATCCTCCCCATCCCGGGCACGTCCAGCGTCGACCACCTCGAATCGAACGTCGCCGCCGCCGCCCTCACGCTCACCGACGACGAGATGACCCGGCTGTCAGCCTAG
- a CDS encoding thioredoxin domain-containing protein has translation MPTTPTDRNRLDEEASPYLEQHADNPVNWQPWDEEALRTAREHDVPIFLSVGYAACHWCHVMEAESFQDDEVATVLNERFVPIKVDREERPDVDSVYQTICQLVSGGGGWPLSVFLTPEGEPFYVGTYFPRDPKRGRPGFLQLLQDVSRSWQEDRGEIENRAEQWTAAITDELESTPEQPGEPPESDVLESATAAAIRSADRTHGGFGAGGPKFPQPRRLDLLLRAATLDGDEAAGDVVTETLDAMAAGGLYDHVGGGFHRYATDREWTVPHFEKMLYDNAELPRLYFEAAQATGAERYARVASETVAFLERELQHPEGGFYSTLDAQSRTPDARLDEGEEPEDEEGAFYVWTPDEVRAAMGDDPIEAADATVDAETAADLFCDRYGVESGGNFEGGTTVLTVSAGYEDLAETYDLSEETVERVLMAARTRAFDARAERPRPARDEKVLAGWNGLAISGIATGARTLDPALVATATDALDFVRDHLWDADERRLKRRFKGGDVQVEGYLDDYAFLATGAFDCYQVTGEVDHLAFAVDLARTIRSEFWDDEAGTLYYTPEHGEGLVTRPQELNDQSTPSSLGVAAGLFDELDLFVPDEDFGEITERLLATHADRIRSSPLEHASLVLAADAHARGPVELTLAADEVPASWRETLAETPLLTGVVAPRPASDDDLDPWLDSLGIDEVPPIWANREAQDGEPTAYACRDFTCSPPQTDLKAALDWLN, from the coding sequence ATGCCCACGACGCCGACGGATCGGAATCGTCTCGACGAGGAGGCCAGCCCCTATCTCGAACAACACGCGGACAATCCGGTCAACTGGCAGCCGTGGGACGAGGAAGCGTTACGCACGGCGCGCGAACACGACGTGCCCATCTTCCTCTCGGTCGGCTACGCCGCCTGTCACTGGTGTCACGTGATGGAGGCGGAGAGCTTCCAGGACGACGAGGTGGCGACGGTCCTCAACGAGCGGTTCGTCCCGATCAAGGTCGACCGCGAGGAGCGCCCGGACGTGGACAGCGTCTACCAGACCATCTGTCAACTCGTCTCCGGTGGCGGCGGGTGGCCGCTCTCCGTCTTTCTCACCCCGGAAGGCGAACCGTTCTACGTCGGCACGTACTTCCCCCGAGACCCCAAGCGCGGCCGCCCCGGATTTCTCCAGCTCCTGCAGGACGTGTCCCGGTCGTGGCAGGAGGATCGCGGCGAGATCGAGAACCGCGCGGAGCAGTGGACGGCGGCGATCACCGACGAACTCGAATCGACGCCGGAGCAACCGGGCGAGCCACCCGAATCGGACGTGCTGGAGTCGGCGACGGCGGCAGCCATCCGGAGCGCCGACCGCACGCACGGCGGGTTCGGCGCCGGCGGGCCGAAGTTCCCCCAACCCCGCCGCCTCGACCTGTTGCTCCGCGCCGCGACGCTCGACGGCGACGAGGCGGCCGGCGACGTGGTGACGGAGACGCTCGACGCCATGGCCGCCGGCGGCCTCTACGACCACGTCGGCGGCGGCTTCCACCGCTACGCCACCGACCGCGAGTGGACCGTCCCGCACTTCGAGAAGATGCTGTACGACAACGCGGAGTTGCCGCGGCTGTACTTCGAGGCCGCGCAGGCGACGGGCGCGGAACGGTACGCCCGCGTCGCAAGCGAGACGGTCGCCTTCCTCGAACGCGAACTCCAGCACCCAGAGGGAGGGTTCTACAGCACGCTCGACGCCCAGAGCCGGACGCCAGACGCCCGGCTCGACGAGGGCGAGGAGCCCGAGGACGAGGAGGGCGCCTTCTACGTCTGGACGCCCGACGAGGTGCGCGCGGCGATGGGCGACGACCCGATCGAGGCTGCGGACGCGACGGTCGACGCCGAGACGGCCGCCGACCTGTTCTGTGACCGCTACGGCGTCGAGTCCGGCGGTAACTTCGAGGGCGGGACGACCGTCCTCACCGTCTCGGCGGGGTACGAGGACCTAGCCGAGACGTACGACCTCTCCGAGGAGACGGTCGAGCGCGTCCTCATGGCGGCCCGGACCCGCGCCTTCGACGCCCGCGCCGAGCGCCCGCGGCCCGCCCGCGACGAGAAAGTGCTCGCGGGGTGGAACGGCCTCGCCATCTCGGGCATCGCGACCGGGGCGCGAACCCTCGATCCGGCGCTCGTTGCGACGGCCACCGACGCCCTCGACTTCGTGCGCGACCACCTCTGGGACGCGGACGAGAGACGGCTGAAGCGACGGTTCAAGGGCGGCGACGTGCAGGTCGAGGGCTACCTCGACGACTACGCCTTCCTCGCGACGGGCGCCTTCGACTGCTATCAGGTGACCGGAGAGGTGGACCACCTCGCGTTCGCGGTCGACCTCGCGCGCACCATCCGGTCGGAGTTCTGGGACGACGAGGCGGGCACCCTCTACTACACGCCCGAACACGGCGAGGGGCTAGTGACCCGGCCACAGGAGTTGAACGACCAGTCGACGCCGTCGAGTCTCGGCGTCGCGGCCGGCCTGTTCGACGAACTCGACCTGTTCGTCCCCGACGAGGACTTCGGCGAGATAACCGAACGACTGCTCGCGACCCACGCCGACCGGATTCGGAGCAGTCCGCTCGAACACGCGTCGCTCGTCCTCGCGGCGGACGCCCACGCTCGCGGCCCGGTGGAACTGACGCTCGCGGCCGACGAGGTGCCCGCGTCGTGGCGGGAGACGCTGGCCGAGACGCCCCTGCTGACGGGCGTCGTCGCGCCACGCCCGGCGAGCGACGACGACCTCGATCCGTGGCTCGATTCGCTCGGTATCGACGAGGTGCCCCCCATCTGGGCGAACCGGGAGGCGCAGGACGGGGAGCCCACGGCGTACGCCTGTCGGGACTTCACCTGTTCGCCGCCGCAGACTGACCTCAAGGCGGCGCTAGACTGGTTGAACTAG
- a CDS encoding thioredoxin family protein → MSLETMEPAGEWSGDEQVRERLGREDLTYLVWGADWCGDCQGQLPAFAAALDAAGVPADRIEQFPVDDDKQGEGVDEYGIEYIPTVVVERQGEEIARFVEEEPVSIAEYLAEQIAAADEAPANADD, encoded by the coding sequence ATGTCTCTGGAAACCATGGAACCGGCTGGCGAGTGGAGCGGTGACGAGCAGGTACGCGAACGCCTGGGGCGGGAGGACCTGACCTACCTCGTCTGGGGTGCGGACTGGTGTGGCGACTGTCAGGGGCAGTTGCCAGCCTTCGCCGCCGCCCTCGACGCCGCGGGCGTCCCCGCCGACCGGATCGAACAGTTCCCCGTCGACGACGACAAGCAGGGCGAGGGCGTCGACGAGTACGGTATCGAGTACATCCCGACCGTCGTCGTGGAACGTCAGGGGGAGGAGATTGCCCGATTCGTCGAAGAAGAACCCGTTTCTATCGCCGAGTATCTCGCGGAGCAGATTGCGGCGGCGGACGAGGCGCCGGCGAACGCCGACGACTAG
- a CDS encoding tRNA sulfurtransferase, producing the protein MDDADPTPDTVLVSFGELGTKSREVRGKMTRRLRDNVAALLDDRGIDATVDREWARIVIHADDPDRAARVAADAMGVVWARPAVRCAANLDAIEETLAALASDADPVDTYAVRARRAGDADDHPFTSRDIEREGGRAVGVATDATVDLDDPDRTYHVEVRGARAHVTATTYEGPGGLPLGTQEPLVALVSGGHDSPVAAHEVMRRGAPVIPVYVDLGVYGGPDHVARAVATVGRLDRYAPNFDCRLRVVPGGDLAETLIEDVEDTRMLSWRRALLRIAETVAEHEDAAGIVTGEALGQKSSQTAANLTATDAAIDLPVHRPLLTWDKPDILDRARAIGTYEDSSIPVGCERLDPPFPETGATREAVEAAEPADFLDRAAAAVDDLRIVTVDTADADAR; encoded by the coding sequence GTGGACGACGCCGATCCGACACCCGACACCGTCCTCGTGAGCTTCGGCGAACTCGGAACAAAGAGCCGCGAGGTCCGTGGGAAGATGACGCGTCGCCTCCGCGACAACGTGGCCGCCCTCCTCGACGACCGCGGCATCGACGCCACCGTGGATCGCGAGTGGGCGCGGATCGTTATCCACGCCGACGACCCCGACCGTGCCGCCCGCGTCGCCGCCGACGCCATGGGCGTCGTCTGGGCGCGCCCCGCCGTCCGCTGTGCCGCCAATCTCGACGCCATCGAGGAGACGCTCGCCGCCCTCGCCAGCGACGCCGACCCGGTCGACACTTACGCCGTCCGCGCGCGCCGCGCCGGTGACGCCGACGACCACCCATTCACCAGCCGCGACATCGAACGCGAGGGCGGTCGCGCCGTCGGCGTCGCCACGGACGCCACGGTCGATCTCGACGACCCCGACCGCACGTACCACGTCGAAGTGCGCGGCGCGCGGGCGCACGTGACCGCGACCACCTACGAAGGGCCGGGTGGCCTCCCCCTCGGGACACAGGAACCGCTCGTCGCCCTCGTGAGCGGCGGCCACGACTCCCCCGTCGCGGCCCACGAGGTGATGCGCCGCGGGGCACCGGTGATTCCGGTCTACGTCGACCTCGGCGTCTACGGCGGCCCGGACCACGTGGCGCGTGCGGTGGCGACCGTCGGCCGACTCGACCGCTACGCCCCCAACTTCGACTGTCGGCTCCGGGTCGTCCCCGGCGGCGACCTCGCCGAGACGCTGATCGAGGACGTCGAAGACACCCGGATGCTCTCGTGGCGGCGCGCGCTCCTCCGTATCGCCGAAACCGTCGCCGAACACGAGGACGCGGCGGGCATCGTCACCGGCGAGGCGTTGGGTCAGAAGTCGAGCCAGACTGCCGCCAACCTCACTGCCACCGACGCGGCGATCGACCTGCCCGTGCATCGCCCGCTCCTCACGTGGGACAAACCCGACATCCTCGACCGGGCACGCGCCATCGGCACCTACGAGGACTCGTCGATCCCCGTCGGCTGTGAGCGACTCGATCCGCCCTTCCCCGAAACCGGTGCGACCCGCGAGGCCGTCGAGGCGGCCGAACCCGCCGACTTCCTTGACCGGGCCGCGGCCGCCGTCGATGATCTGCGGATCGTGACTGTCGACACCGCCGACGCCGACGCTCGGTAG
- a CDS encoding PLP-dependent cysteine synthase family protein, translated as MHDSILDAIGSPLVQIESPPGTTVAAKIESKNPGGSAKDRPAKAMVEAAEEAGELEPGDAIVEPTSGNTGIGLAVVGAAKGYDVTLVMPSSKSPERRQIMKAYGADLELVDGEMEEARARADELEAEGMVQMYQFENPANPQSHYETTGPEIIEQVGDRTVDALVCGVGTGGTISGTGRRLKETFPDMEVVGVQPEDNQFLTGNPGADDFQGMGPGFVAENVDTDLLDGVENVTLDAAEAECRRLAREEGILVGQSSGASSIGAKRVAERLETDDPLVVTVFWDSGERYMSTGLFDYSRD; from the coding sequence ATGCACGACAGTATTCTCGACGCCATCGGCTCGCCGCTGGTACAGATCGAGTCCCCACCGGGGACGACGGTCGCGGCGAAAATCGAGTCGAAAAATCCCGGTGGCTCCGCGAAGGATCGCCCGGCGAAGGCGATGGTCGAGGCCGCGGAGGAGGCGGGCGAACTCGAACCCGGCGACGCCATCGTCGAACCCACGAGCGGGAACACGGGCATCGGCCTCGCCGTCGTCGGCGCCGCGAAGGGCTACGACGTGACGCTCGTGATGCCGTCCTCGAAGTCGCCGGAGCGCCGCCAGATCATGAAAGCGTACGGCGCCGACCTGGAACTCGTCGACGGCGAGATGGAGGAAGCGCGGGCGCGGGCGGACGAACTGGAGGCCGAGGGGATGGTGCAGATGTACCAGTTCGAGAACCCCGCGAACCCGCAGTCCCACTACGAGACGACCGGGCCGGAGATCATCGAACAGGTAGGTGACCGGACGGTCGACGCGCTGGTCTGTGGCGTCGGCACCGGCGGCACCATCTCGGGGACGGGTCGGCGGTTGAAAGAGACGTTCCCCGACATGGAAGTCGTGGGCGTCCAGCCCGAAGACAACCAGTTCCTCACGGGCAACCCCGGCGCGGACGACTTTCAGGGGATGGGTCCCGGATTCGTCGCCGAGAACGTCGACACCGACTTGCTCGACGGCGTGGAGAACGTCACCCTCGACGCCGCGGAAGCGGAGTGTCGCCGCCTCGCACGCGAGGAGGGGATTCTGGTCGGACAGTCGAGCGGCGCGTCGAGCATCGGTGCGAAACGGGTTGCCGAGCGGCTGGAAACGGACGATCCGCTGGTCGTGACGGTGTTCTGGGACAGCGGCGAGCGCTACATGTCGACAGGGCTGTTCGACTACAGTCGCGATTGA
- a CDS encoding ATP-binding protein, which yields MDVPAWERRLAGHAPSLLAILGGVVAVVSLANFFRDVETLGLGVFPTVSLGLCLLLSVGLLGLSHWLAGSDLPLADAWTVVRWSLGGMIGFGTLAALTVGIRLAEGRTVDGAALGIIVMGSGGGIGGGVAGIYYARANRAARDADHRRDALVFLNSHLRHNVLNAAQVIQGYATLLDERVDDVTYLAPIERRSAAIASLIDDMRELADLFSGERTPAPMDISTGILREVEAARSAHEAATFEVDVPPELYVMATGAVSAVFANLIRNAIEHNDRAEPTVFVSAERTPRTVAVRIADDGPGIRDDVKTHLFDSAIESGEGRGIALVKTLMNHYGGDVSVRDNDPRGTEVVVEFRRPPPE from the coding sequence ATGGACGTACCGGCGTGGGAACGGCGACTCGCCGGCCATGCCCCCTCGCTGCTCGCCATTCTGGGCGGCGTCGTCGCCGTCGTCTCGCTCGCGAACTTCTTTCGTGACGTCGAGACGCTCGGCCTCGGTGTCTTCCCCACCGTCTCGCTCGGCCTCTGTCTCCTGCTGTCGGTCGGTCTCCTCGGACTGAGCCACTGGCTCGCCGGGAGCGACCTCCCGCTCGCCGACGCGTGGACCGTGGTCCGGTGGTCGCTCGGTGGCATGATCGGATTCGGGACGCTGGCAGCACTGACGGTCGGCATCCGACTCGCAGAGGGACGGACCGTCGACGGGGCGGCGCTCGGCATCATCGTGATGGGATCGGGCGGCGGTATCGGCGGCGGCGTCGCTGGCATCTACTACGCCCGTGCGAATCGCGCGGCTCGCGACGCCGATCATCGCCGTGACGCACTCGTCTTCCTGAACAGTCACCTCCGTCACAACGTGTTGAACGCGGCGCAGGTCATCCAGGGGTACGCCACGCTCCTCGACGAGCGCGTCGACGACGTGACGTATCTCGCCCCCATCGAACGACGGAGCGCCGCCATCGCGTCGCTCATCGACGACATGCGAGAACTGGCGGATCTCTTCTCCGGCGAACGCACGCCGGCGCCCATGGATATCTCGACGGGTATCCTCCGGGAAGTCGAGGCTGCCCGATCGGCCCACGAGGCGGCGACGTTCGAGGTGGACGTACCGCCGGAACTGTACGTGATGGCGACCGGGGCCGTCTCGGCCGTCTTCGCCAACCTCATTCGCAACGCCATCGAGCACAACGATCGGGCGGAGCCGACGGTGTTCGTCTCGGCCGAGCGCACCCCCCGGACGGTGGCGGTCCGCATCGCCGACGACGGGCCCGGAATCCGGGACGACGTGAAGACACACCTGTTCGATTCGGCCATCGAATCCGGCGAGGGACGTGGCATCGCCCTCGTGAAGACGCTGATGAACCACTACGGCGGCGACGTGTCCGTCCGCGACAACGACCCCCGCGGGACCGAAGTCGTCGTCGAGTTCCGGCGACCGCCGCCGGAGTGA
- the ligA gene encoding NAD-dependent DNA ligase LigA: MVEEPADNPYVRDPDTSFAPVDELNEDEAREQVADLRAAIEYHDYRYYVENDPVIADRAYDELFERLQALEDAFDLHDENSPTQRVGGEPLDELETVEHVVPLLSLQSSGEVDEIREFDRRICDRVGEVNYSAEPKFDGFSVEVVYEDGAFDRAVTRGDGQRGEDVSANVRTIRSVPLHLPDDAPDFLAVRGEVYMPRSGFQELNERRIERGDDPFANPRNAAAGTVRLLDPETVADRPLDVFFYDVIDTSADLDAQTEAFDLLRDLGFRVNDETTVVDDVDAVIDYRNRLMDERDDLEYEIDGIVAKVVDFDAREELGSTARHPRWAFAYKFPARTGETTVERIIVQVGRTGKLTPVALLDPVDVQGVTISRATLHNASQIERLGVREGASVRLERAGDVIPEVVEVTEGGNGYFEMPDACPVCDGNVAQEGEHHYCTNASCPAQLRRSLQHFCSRDAMDIEGLGAEAADQLVEAGLIESLADLYDLDRDSLVALDGWGERSADNLLAELEASKHVALGTFIYALGIRHVGTERARALAAAFSLDELLDATVEDLRAVDDVGPEVAEAVVDYFDSEANVEMVERLLDAGVEPERQERGDELDGLTVVFTGSVPGYTRSELTELLETHGANVTSSVSGETDYLVVGENPGTRKREQAEAEGVKTLDPTAFEERILSRV; encoded by the coding sequence ATGGTCGAGGAACCAGCGGACAACCCGTACGTGCGCGACCCGGACACGTCGTTCGCGCCGGTCGACGAACTGAACGAGGACGAGGCCCGCGAGCAGGTTGCCGACCTGCGCGCAGCCATCGAGTACCACGACTACCGCTACTACGTCGAGAACGACCCCGTGATCGCCGACCGTGCCTACGACGAACTGTTCGAGCGCCTGCAGGCGTTAGAGGACGCGTTCGACTTACACGACGAAAACTCGCCGACCCAGCGTGTCGGCGGCGAACCGCTGGACGAGTTGGAGACGGTCGAACACGTCGTGCCCCTCCTGAGCCTGCAGTCGTCGGGCGAGGTGGACGAAATCCGCGAGTTCGACCGGCGGATCTGTGACCGCGTGGGCGAGGTGAACTACTCCGCGGAGCCGAAGTTCGACGGCTTCTCCGTCGAGGTGGTGTACGAGGACGGCGCCTTCGACCGCGCCGTCACCCGTGGCGACGGCCAACGGGGCGAGGACGTATCTGCGAACGTCCGCACCATCCGCAGCGTCCCCCTCCACCTCCCCGACGACGCTCCCGACTTCCTCGCCGTCCGCGGCGAGGTGTACATGCCCCGTTCGGGCTTTCAGGAACTGAACGAGCGCCGGATCGAACGCGGCGACGACCCCTTCGCCAACCCGCGCAACGCCGCGGCGGGGACGGTCCGCCTCCTCGACCCCGAGACGGTCGCGGATCGCCCGCTCGACGTGTTCTTCTACGACGTGATCGACACCTCGGCCGACCTCGACGCCCAGACGGAAGCGTTCGACCTGCTCCGCGACCTCGGCTTCCGCGTCAACGACGAGACGACCGTCGTCGACGACGTGGACGCCGTGATCGACTACCGCAACCGGCTCATGGACGAGCGCGACGACCTGGAGTACGAAATCGACGGCATCGTCGCCAAGGTGGTCGACTTCGACGCTCGCGAGGAACTGGGGTCGACCGCGCGCCACCCTCGCTGGGCCTTCGCCTACAAGTTCCCTGCGCGGACCGGCGAGACGACCGTCGAGCGCATCATCGTACAGGTTGGACGGACGGGGAAGCTGACGCCGGTCGCCCTCCTCGACCCCGTGGACGTACAGGGCGTGACGATCAGTCGTGCCACCCTCCACAACGCCTCGCAGATCGAGAGGCTGGGGGTACGGGAGGGTGCGAGCGTCCGCCTCGAACGCGCGGGCGACGTGATCCCCGAGGTGGTCGAGGTGACGGAGGGTGGCAACGGCTACTTCGAGATGCCGGACGCCTGCCCCGTCTGTGACGGCAACGTCGCCCAAGAGGGCGAACACCACTACTGCACGAACGCGTCGTGTCCCGCCCAACTGCGCCGCTCCCTCCAGCATTTCTGCTCGCGCGACGCGATGGACATCGAGGGTCTGGGTGCGGAGGCGGCCGACCAGCTAGTCGAGGCGGGGCTGATCGAGTCGCTCGCCGACCTCTACGACCTCGATCGTGACAGCCTCGTGGCGCTGGACGGGTGGGGCGAGAGATCGGCCGACAACCTGCTCGCCGAACTGGAGGCGAGCAAGCACGTGGCTCTGGGCACGTTTATCTACGCGCTCGGCATCCGGCACGTCGGGACGGAACGGGCGCGAGCGCTCGCCGCCGCGTTCTCGCTCGACGAGTTGCTGGACGCGACCGTCGAGGACCTCCGCGCCGTCGACGACGTGGGGCCGGAGGTAGCGGAGGCCGTCGTCGACTACTTCGACTCCGAGGCGAACGTCGAGATGGTGGAGCGCCTCCTCGACGCGGGTGTCGAACCCGAACGGCAGGAGCGCGGCGACGAACTGGACGGGCTGACGGTGGTGTTCACCGGGAGCGTGCCGGGCTACACCCGGTCGGAGCTGACGGAGTTGCTGGAGACCCACGGCGCGAACGTCACCTCCTCGGTCAGCGGCGAAACGGACTACCTCGTGGTCGGTGAGAATCCGGGGACGCGGAAGCGAGAGCAAGCGGAGGCAGAAGGGGTGAAGACGCTCGATCCGACGGCGTTCGAGGAGCGGATTCTGTCGCGGGTGTAG
- a CDS encoding DUF5804 family protein, with protein MTQVCLVGADDVDLRYELLSRETARAALATYDLHEPFANTVAVDTVSLGAAVSLLNDLNWYLVRFADRALVREPSISTSEWLSRDLAERVRDGDVPPEETDIYLQVYGLDGDDLVEPMYATRVDGRIPEYDLRDVDDTLVVRVTEDEFR; from the coding sequence GTGACGCAGGTGTGTCTGGTCGGCGCGGACGACGTCGATCTGCGATACGAACTCCTCTCGCGCGAGACGGCGCGGGCGGCGCTCGCGACCTACGACCTCCACGAACCCTTCGCAAACACGGTCGCCGTCGACACCGTCAGCCTCGGCGCCGCCGTCTCCCTCCTGAACGACCTGAACTGGTATCTCGTCCGTTTCGCCGACCGTGCGCTGGTCCGGGAGCCGAGCATCTCGACGAGCGAGTGGCTCTCTCGCGATCTGGCCGAACGCGTCCGCGATGGCGACGTGCCGCCCGAGGAGACCGATATCTACCTGCAGGTGTACGGCCTCGACGGCGACGACCTCGTCGAACCGATGTACGCCACCCGCGTCGACGGCCGGATTCCGGAGTACGACCTGCGGGACGTGGACGACACGCTCGTCGTTCGGGTCACGGAAGACGAATTTCGGTAG
- a CDS encoding HVO_0649 family zinc finger protein yields MATNGIAGSTALDRLRRRYETTQKKCPACGYVDHGANWTSRTDGRRVVYRHVCPSCDASREHTFRLG; encoded by the coding sequence ATGGCAACGAATGGCATAGCAGGGAGTACGGCGCTCGACCGGCTCCGACGGCGCTACGAAACCACCCAGAAGAAGTGTCCGGCGTGTGGCTACGTCGACCACGGCGCCAACTGGACGAGTCGGACGGACGGCCGGCGCGTCGTCTACCGGCACGTCTGCCCGAGCTGTGACGCGAGCCGTGAGCACACGTTCCGACTAGGCTGA